The Desulfovibrio psychrotolerans genomic interval GCCATGAGGTCCAGAAAGCCGGTGCTGAAATCTATGCCGCCGGTGGCACCCGTCTGGGCCACGCGCAGGCCGCGTTCCGCCGCGAACAGGGTGGCGGCCATGCCCGCAAAGCCCGCGCCGAGCACCATGACATCATAGAGGGTTTCGTACCTGTTCATGCCCGCTCTCCCGTTGAGTCCGCAGAGGGGCTTTCTGCCTCGCACGCGCCGGACCCGTCCGGATGGTGCAGTTCCATGTCCATCATGCCGCAGTACAGGGCTTCCTGCAGGTCTGCCTGCATGGCGGGCAGGCCCCACAGGATGGGGGAGAAACCGCGCCAGCGCCGTTCCACAAAGCTTTTCAGTTCTGCCATGCCCTGCGTGCCGGAAACACACTGCCTGTCGTACAGGTGGCTGGTGACGCGCAGCCCGCAGAACCCGCCCTGACACGGCCCCTTGCCCACGCGGCTGCGCAGCCCGATGGCGTTGAGCATGGAGCGACCGCGGTTGGGGCCTACGGTGTTGATGATGTCGTCCACCACGCTGCGCGAGACCATTTCGCACTCGCAGAGTATCTGGTCGTGGGCGTCGCGGGTGCCGAGCCATGTGCGGGCGGTGAGGCCCGGTTCTGTCCACATGCCCATGGAGGAGGCGGGGAGCGGCGTGGTGCGGGTGAGGCACGGGGCGGTAACACCCAGCTTGCGGCATACGAGGTCTGCTGTTTTTTCTGCCATGAGCCGGTAGGTAGTGAGCTTGCCGCCGGTGATGGTGACGAAATTGGCGATGTTGTCCCGCTCGTGGTCTATGAGGCTGAACCCCCGGCTTACGTTGCGCGCGTCTGAGGCGTCGCCCGCAAGGACCAGCGGGCGCACTCCGGCGTAGGCGCGGATGTAGCGGGTGGTTTCCAGCACGGGGACCATGGCGCGCGCATCACCGATGATGCTGTCTGCCTCCGGTACGGTGGGGCGGGCGAGGTCCGGGTCGTGGATGGTCACGGAGGTGGTGCCCAGCACGGAGACCGTGCCGCCGGGGACGAGGATGTCTGAATCCGAAGGTTTGCGCAGCCGGTTCACCACCCGCGAGGTGAGGCGGTTCTGCGTGATGAGCAGGCTGCCGGAAGAGTAGAGCAGGGGGATGGACGCCCCGGCCATGCGGGCTATGTTGCCCGCCCATGCGCCGGAAGCGTTTACGATACATCGGGCTTCTGCCAGCAGGGGTTCGCCTGTGGTGTCGTCTGTGAGTTCCACGGCGCGGATGAGGCCGGATTCCACACGGAATCCGGTGACGCGGGTGTGGCAGCGGTAGGTGCTGCCCATGGTCACGGCATGGGCGATGTTGTCCAGCGAGAGCATGAAGGGATCTACAGCGGCATCGTTTACGGCGTAGGCGGCGATGAGTCTTTCGGTGAGCACCGGTTCCATGTGGCGGGCCTGCTGCGTTTCCAGAGGCGTGCAGGGAATGGCGCTGCGGGCGCACATGGATTCAAAGTCGGCTATGTAGCGTTCGTCATCGCCCTGAACGGCCACGAACAGGCCGCCTGTGTCGTCAATGCACTGCGGGGCAAGCTGCTTGAGCAGATCGCCTTCCTCGCGGCATTCCACGGCGGCTTCCGCATCGGACGCCACATAACGCGCCCCGCTGTGCAGCAGGCCGTGGTTGGCTCCGGAAGCGCCGGAGTTGATGTCGCGTTTTTCCACCAGCAGGCAGGTGAGCCCGCGTAGGGCAAGGTCGCGCGCAAGCCCGCACCCTGTGGCCCCGCCGCCGATGATGAGCACGTCCGTTCCGATTGTCTTCATGTCTGTTCCGTGCCGGGGTGTTTCCGGCGGTTGCCGATTCTGCGGGTCGTATTATGCCGCTCTGCCCGGAATTGTTTAACGAACGGTGCGGTCTGATTGATACGGAATCCGGAGAAAGGCGTTCGTTTTCGAAAAAAATGCTAATGGTATCCAACATGGGCATGGCCGCGGGGCAGGCTTGTTCTTGTCTGCTAAACCCCGGAGCGCCGGTTGTTGTTGTCGGTCGTTGCCGATTGTTGCCGGTATCGTTCCGCATGTCTTTCCGCAGGCAGGGAAGGCCCGTGGAACATGAGAGAGTGGCCTTTTTCCCCTGGCTCCGGCATTGCCGTTTTGCCCCCTCTTCTCCTGCACGGAGACTGTCTTGAGCGGACGATGAAATTTGCTTTTTTCCTTGTAGCAAAAAACCGAACGTGATATCAATTTGAAACGAAAAAAATATCATTCGGTGACCGAATTGAGTTGAATAGTAGCGCAATCGCTTTGTAGAGTCATCAGTTTTTTCGAATGTGAAAGTGAAGGCGTTGTTTTCTTTTCGGAAACGAACATAAGAGGCCGAAAGTGATGAAGGCGGAAGCCGGACACGGGGAAACGTCTCCCGATGAGGTAGACAGGAGAGATGCGGTGAACGAGCCGGACGAAGCCGATGTGACCACTGCGTCCGGCGCAACGGGCGAGTTGGCGGAAGCACGCCATGAGGCAGTGCGTTCGCGGCATGGCAAGGTTCTGGATTTGGTGCGCGAGAACGGGTTTATGTCCATAGGTGCTCTTGCGGAACGCTTTGGCGTGACGCCGCAGACCATGCGGCGGGATATTAATATTTTGAGCAGGCAGGGGCTTGTGCAGCGGCACCACGGGGGTGCCGGACCCATTCTGAGCACCGAGAACATGGACTATCTGGAACGGCGGGTGCTCTGCCTGCAGGAAAAGCGCGAAATAGCCAAGCTGGTGGCGAGGCAGATAGGGCCGCGCTCCTCGCTCTTCATCAATATAGGGACGACGACGGAAGAGGTGGCCAAGGCACTGTTCAAGCATGAACGGCTGCGCGTGATCACCAACAACCTGAATGTGGCCCAGATTCTGTGCAAGAACGCCTCCATAGAGGTTATTGTTTCCGGCGGCTTGGTGCGGCACAAGGACTGCGGCATTGTGGGCGAGGCGACCATAGATTTTATCCGCCAGTTCAAGGTGGATTACGGTATTATAGGCATAAGCAGTATTGATATGGACGGTACCCTGCTGGATTTTGATTACCGCGAGGTGCGCGCGGCGCGGGCGATAATGGAAAATTCACGCAAGGTGTTTCTGGTGACGGACCACACCAAGTTCGGGCGCAACGCCATGGTGCGGCTGGGCAGTATAGAGGAGGTGGACGCCGTTTTTACGGACAGGCGGCCCCCCGACGAACTGGTGGAGATTATCCGGCGGGCCAATGTGGCACTGCATGTGGCAAAATAGCCGCGACTGGCAGCCGGTGTGGGGACTAGGTGATTCATCCGGAGTAGGAGTGGTATGGGTCTGGAACTGAAGGGTGTTTCGAAACTGGTAGGGCAGGAGGTGCATCTGCGGGATATTTCCCTGCGCCTTGAACCGGGGCAACGCTATGTTGTGCTGGGCAGGACGCTGGCGGGAAAGACATCGCTGCTGCGCATAATGGCCGGGCTGGACCGTCCCACCAAGGGAACGGTGCTGGCGGGTGGCAAGGACGTGACAGGTGTTTCGGTACGCGAGCGCGATATAGGCATGGTGTACCAGCAGTTCATCAATTATCCGTCACTGACCATCTATGACAACATAGCCTCTCCGCTGAAGATTCATGGCGTGGCCCGGGCGGAGGTGGAAAAGCGGGTGCAGGAAGTGGCAGCCATGCTGCACATAGAGCACCTGCTGGGGCGGCTGCCCGCAGAGCTCTCCGGGGGTCAGCAGCAGCGCACAGCCATTGCGCGGGCACTGGTGAAAAATGTGGACCTGCTGTTGCTGGACGAGCCGCTGGTGAACCTTGACTACAAACTGCGTGAGGAGCTGCGCGAGGAACTGCAGAAGATTTTCGGCCAGCGCGAATCGGTAGTGGTGTACACCACCACCGAACCTACCGAGGCCCTGATGCTGGGCGGTAATGTGATCGTCATGCACGAGGGGCGCGTTCTGCAGGTGGGACCCACCGCGCAGGTGTATCAGAATCCCGTTTCCATGAAAGTTGCGGAAGTGTTCAGCGATCCGCCCATCAATTTTATCCCCGTGTCCGTGGACGCACAGTGCGCCCGGTTCGGGGATGAATTGTGTTTTCCCCTCACAGAGGACATGGCGGGGCTGGGGAGCGGCGAATACGTGTTCGGCATACGGTCCAACAAGTTCACCCTGAAGCGCCCGGAGAAGGATTTTCTGACCATGACGGGCAAGGTGGGGCTGGCGGAAATAAACGGCTCGGAAACGTTCATTCACTTCCGGCACGGGGGAAAGACGTTTGTCGTGCAGGATGAAGGCGTGCACATGCATGAGGTGGGACGCCACGTGGATGTGTATGCGCATCCCGGTGATTTCTATGTCTTCAGCACGGCGGGCGAACTGCTCGTTGCACCCAAGCACGACCGATAGCGGAGAAGGATGCCATGGCCCGTATAGATTTGCATGAGATACGACACAGCTACAAGCCGAACCCCAAGTGCGACGACGATTTTGCGCTTAAACGGGTGCACACCACGTGGGAGGATGGCGGCGCCTATGCCCTGCTCGGTCCTTCCGGGTGCGGCAAGACGACCATGCTGAACATTATTTCCGGACTGCTCAAGCCTTCGCACGGGAGCATTCTGTATGACGGGAAGGATGTTTCTTCCCTGCAGCCGGAACAGCGCAACATTGCACAGGTGTTTCAGTTTCCCGTTCTGTATGACACCATGACGGTGTACGACAATCTTGCCTTTCCCCTGCGCAACAGGGGCGTGGGCAAGACCGAGGTGGATGCGCGGGTGCGCCACATAGCGCAGACGCTGGAACTTTCTGCCGATCTGGGCAAGCGCGCCGCAGGGCTTTCTGCCGACGCCAAGCAGAAGATATCGCTCGGTCGCGGGCTGGTGCGCAGCGATGTGGCGGCCATTCTCTTTGACGAGCCGCTGACCGTGATAGACCCGCACCTGAAGTGGGATTTGCGCCGCAAGCTCAAGGAGATTCACAAGGAATTCAACCTGACCATGATTTATGTGACCCACGATCAGGTGGAGGCAATGACCTTTGCCGACCGTATCGTGGTGATGTACGAGGGCGAGATAGTGCAGACGGGCACGCCGGAGGAGTTGTTTGAACGGCCGGAGCATGTGTTCGTGGGCTATTTCATAGGCAGCCCGGGAATGAACTTTTTGCCCTGCACGGTCAGCGGGGACAACGCAGTGGCGGGCGAAGCTGCCATTGCGCTGGCACCGGGGTACGGCGCACGCGCCGCTGCGCTGGGGCGTGAATTCAAGCTGGGCATACGGCCCATGTATCTCGGCGTGCATGCCACAAGAGGCGAGTGCGGCGAGAACCCCTGTCTGCAAGGGCGCGTGACCGGTGTGGAGGATCAGGGTTTCTGCCGCATTGTGACTGTGCAGTTCGGCGGGCATGAGATGAAGGCACGGGTGAACGACGAGCGCACGGTGCCGGATGGCGCCTGCTGGATGACTTTTCCGGCGGATAAGGTGCGGCTGTATTACAATGAACGGCTGGTGGGCTAGGGAGGCGGCATGAATAAATGGGAAAACAACAGGGCGTGGTTCCTTATCCTGCCTGTCTTCGTGATTGTGGCCTTTAGTGCCGTTATTCCGCTTATGACGGTGGTGAACTATTCCGTTCAGGAGATTTTTGGCCCCGGGCAGCGCATGTTTGTGGGCACGGAGTGGTTTGCGGAAACCCTTGCCGACAAGCGCCTGCATGACGCGCTGGGGCGGCAGTTGCTGTTCTCCGGGCTGGTGCTGCTTATTGAGATGCCGCTGGGTGTGGGCATTGCGCTGACCATGCCCAAGAAGGGATGGGCGTCTTCTGCCTGTCTGGTTGTGCTGGCACTGCCGCTGCTTATTCCGTGGAACGTGATAGGCACCATTTGGATTATCTTTACGAGGCCGGATATAGGACTCTTCGGGGCGGCGTTCCATAATCTGGGCATACCGTTTGACCATACGGCGAGCCCACTGGATGCGTGGATAACGCTTATGCTCATGGAGGTGTGGCACTGGACGCCGCTTGTGGCCCTGCTGGCCTATGCCGGACTGCGCGCCATACCGGAAGCCTATTATCAGGCGGCCAAGATTGACGGTGCATCGGCATGGGCGGTGTTCCGCTACATTCAGTTGCCCAAGATGCGCGGGGTGCTGACCATTGCGCTGCTGCTGCGGTTCATGGACAGCTTCCTCATTTACGCGGAACCGTTTGTTCTTACGGGGGGCGGCCCCGGCAACGCGACCACCTTCCTGTCCATTTATCTGGTCAAGATAGCGGTGGGGCAGTTTGACCTTGGTCCCGCTGCCGCGTTCTCGCTCATCTACTTCCTCATTGTCCTGCTGTTCTGCTGGCTGTTTTATCAGGCCCTGCAGGCCGTGGGCACGGGAGACAAGAAATGAAGATACGCAAACGTTACTTTGTGCTTATCATCTATCTGGTGCTGCTGTTCCTGCCCATCTACTGGATGCTGAACATGTCGCTGCGCACCAACGCGGATATTCTGGGCAGCCTGTCCATGTATCCCAAGGAGCCCACGCTGGAGAACTACCTGAAGATATTCCGCGATCCTTCATGGTATTCCGGCTACATAAACTCCATTATCTATGTTTCCATGAACACGGTTATCTCTCTGGTTACGGCGCTTCCCGCCGCCTATGCCTTTTCGCGCTACCGGTTCATCGGCGACAAGCATGTGTTCTTCTGGCTGCTGACCAACCGTATGGCGCCGCCCGCGGTGTTTCTGCTGCCCTTCTTCCAGCTGTATTCCACCTTTAACCTCATTGACACGCACATAGCGGTGGCGCTGGCCCACTGCCTGTTCAACGTGCCGCTGGCGGTGTGGATACTGGAAGGGTTTATGTCCGGCGTGCCGAGAGAGATTGACGAGACAGCCTTTATTGACGGGTACAGTTTTCCCCGGTTTTTCATCCGGGTGTTTGTGCCCCTCATCCGGGCGGGCATAGGCGTTACCGCCTTCTTCTGCTTCATGTTCAGTTGGGTGGAACTGCTGCTTGCACGTACGCTCACCACCACGGCGGCAAAGCCCATCGCTGCAACCATGACCCGCACAGTGAGTGCCACGGGGCTTGACTGGGGTCTGCTCGCCGCGGCGGGTATGCTGACCATAGTGCCCGGTGCGCTGGTCATCTGGTTCGTGCGCAACCATCTTGCCAAGGGCTTTGCCCTGGGACGCGTGTAGGAGGCGGACATGAACATGGAATGGATGGCGTGGACGCCGATTACGGCTGCGTTCTTTTCGGTTATTGTGGTCATGCTCATCGGCATGACCATATGGGAGATTGTTTCTCCCAACGTGGCGCGCAAGGGGTTTTTGCCCATTGTGACCACGCGGGGAGACAGGTTGTTCATCGGTCTGCTGGGAAGCGCCTATATTCATCTGGCATGGCTGGGACTTACGGGTTTTCCGCTGTGGATGGCAACGGTGCTGGCGGTGGGCTTTATTATCTCCGTCATCCGATGGGGGTAGCCGGAGAGAGCAGGGTGCCCTGAAACCGGGCGGCAGAAGGTGCTGCTGCGTTGCCGCAGTGTGCAATGCCTGAGTTGTGGTGTGGCGGATTGCCTTGCTCTGCCGGAGACAGACTGCGGAGACGGTCTGTTTTGCAGGTGACCCTGATGGGGCATACAGCGGTTTTTTTGGGGTGAAGATGCCGGAGAGCTTTTTCCGGCGGAACATGGTACGGAGTTTGTGGAGTTCTTTGTCTTTTGAACACGGAGGTATGTATGAAACTGAGGCGTGTGTTCTTGGTGGGAACGCTTATTGCGGCGCTCCTCGGCCTCGCTGGCATCGCAGTTGCCGATGATGCCCAGTATAAGGCTGCTGCAAAGAAATGGATCGATCAGGAATTTCAGCCTTCCACGCTGAGCAAAGACGATCAGATGAAGGAAATGGAGTGGTTCATCAATGCCGCCAAGCCCTTCCGCGGCATGGAAATCAAGGTGGTTTCCGAAACCATTCCCACCCATGAGTACGAATCCAAGGTGCTCGCCAAGGCGTTTTACGAAATCACGGGCATTAAGGTCACGCATGACCTGATTCAGGAAGGCGACGTGATTGAGAAGTTGCAGGTGCAGATGCAGTCCGGCGAGAACGTGTTTGACGCCTATGTCAACGACTCGGACCTCATAGGCACGCACTTCCGCTCCGGCCACGTGGTGAACCTCACCGACTGGATGACGGGAGAAGGCAAGGACGCAACCCTGCCTACGCTGGATATCGACGACTTTATCGGCAAGTCGTTCACCACCGGACCTGACGGCAAGCTGTATCAGCTGCCCGACCAGCAGTTCGCAAACCTGTATTGGTTCCGTTACGACTGGTTCCAGCGCCCCGAACTGAAGAAGGCGTTTAAGGAACTGTATGGCTATGAACTGGGCGTGCCCGTGAACTGGTCCGCCTATGAAGACATTGCCGAGTTCTTCTCTAAGCATGTGAAGGAAGTGGACGGCGTTGCCGTGTACGGTCACATGGACTACGGCAAGAAGGCTCCCGACCTTGGCTGGCGTTTCACCGACGCATGGCTCTCTATGGCCGGTGCCGGTGACAAGGGACTGCCCAACGGCAAGCCCGTGGACGAATGGGGCATTCGTGTTGACGGTTGCCGTCCTGTGGGCGCAAGCGTTTCCCGCGGTGGCGCGACCAACGGCCCCGCCGCCAAGTACGCCCTGCGCAAGTACATGGAATGGCTGCGTCTGTATGCTCCTCCCGGCGCGCTTGGCATGGACTTCTACCAGTCTCTGCCCAGCCTTGCCAAGGGTAACGTGGCTCAGCAGATATTCTGGTACACTGCGTTTACCGCTTCCATGGTGGAAGAAGGCACGCCTGTCGTGAATGCCGATGGCACCCCCAAGTGGCGCATGGCTCCTTCGCCGCGCGGACCTTACTGGGAAGAAGGCCAGAAGCTCGGGTATCAGGACTGCGGTTCGTGGACCCTGCTGAAGAGCACCCCTGTGGACCGCCGCAAGGCCGCATGGCTGTTTGCACAGTTCTGCGTTGCCAAGACCACCTCGCTGAAGAAGACCCATGTGGGCCTTACCCCCATCCGCGACAGCGACATACGGCATGAATCCTTCACCGAACGCGCACCCAAGCTGGGCGGTCTGGTGGAATTCTACCGCAGCCCCGCACGCGTTTCGTGGACGCCCACCGGAACCAACGTGCCGGATTATCCCAAGCTGGCACAGCTATGGTGGCAGAACATAGGTGAAGCCGTGGCCGGTGAAGTGACTGTGGAAACCGCCATGGACAACCTTGCCCGCGAACAGGACAAGATTCTTGCCCGCCTTGAGCGTTCCAACACGCTGGGCGAGTGCGGTCCCAAGCTGAACCCCGAACGGGACGAAGAGTACTGGCTGAGCCAGCCCGGCGCTCCCAAGCCCAAGCTGGCGAACGAAAAGCCGCAGGGCGAAACCATCGACTACGACACGCTTATTCAGGCGTGGAAGGAAGGCCGCGCACGCTAGTGTGGTCTTGATGGTGTGATGTGCATACGAAGGGGCGTCCCGCCGGGGCGCCCCTTTTCTTGTGATGGTGCGGACATATTCGTGGATAGGCCGAAGAACGCCTGACGGCCTGTGAAAAGCGGGTTTTCAGCAGGCCGTCAGGCGAAAATGGTTCGGCGGATGCGGATCAGGCGCGTATGAACGCAGCCCGAGCAGGCGGGTTAGCCCCGCATCTTCTTCAGGGCGTCCAGCGCGGCATGCGGTATGGCCAGCTTTTTGTCCGCCTGTGCAAAGTCGGCAGGCCAGAGCTTGGCGGCGGTGTTGATGTGGCCCAGAATGTTCGCGGCGTCTTCTTCGGAGTAGTCCAGATCGTCGGCGAGATCGGTGATGCTAAACTTGTATGACTTCTTGCCGCCGGGCGAGGTTGCGTTTCGGGTGCCCAGAATCAAGTAGTCCAGTACGTAGTTAACATCTCTAGGGTCGACCATGTGATTTCCTCTCGAATTGCAGTCTTTTTCATTGGGCATGCGGCGTGCGGCAGGACCGGGGCGGGACTGTGGTGAGCCCGTGTGCGGGGTGCTGCGCGGTTTGCCAGCATGCGTATGCATCATGTTGCCAGAATTCCCGCAAGTTGCAAAGCAAAGCAAGCGGTAACCGTGATATGGGAGAAAACGTCCCCTCATCCGGCATGCCAGCACAGCGTGAGCGCAAATTCAATGCTCTGCAAGGGGGTTTTCTGACCGATGCCTGTGCGCGGTGCATGGCACCCGCACGGCGTGAGGCTTCCTACCACGGCGGTACATGAAAGGCAAAGGGGAAACGCCCGCCGCGCCCCGGAAAATGTGCGCCGGAGGGCTTTTTGCTTGCTGCCGGACGGTCGGGGAGGGAGTGCGGTGTTTGTATTTGGGGAGTGAGTATATACTGTTTACGAGATGGAAGATGATGGAGCATGCAGACGCACGCAAAAGAAATGCACTTTTGTGCAAGAGACTGCACAGTCGTTTCAGGTATGGGGGCAGGGGTGTTCATGAATGTGTTATTCATGGTTCTTAAAAATTGTAAGCTCCACCCCGTTGAAAATGCTTTGATTATACCATGCTAAGGGTGAATGTGGAGTGCTGCTGGAGTATTGTTTAGCGCAAGGAATTGTTCTCCCGTAAAATTTTCATGTACATTTTCCATGTTTGTGTTTATCTGGGGATAGAAACTAACCCCCCCTTAAGAGGTGCCATAATGAACACGAACCCGTATTTTGATCAGGCGATGGCTATGGTGCAGGCGCAGGCTGGCGTGAAGCAGATGACCCCCGCCGAGATGATTGCAATGGTTAAGGATTTGGCTGAAGGTTTGGCAAAACTTTCCGGCAGCGAAGTTGCAGAGTGTGTGTGCGAAGAGGCTGCAGAAGGCCCGGTTGTTGATCCCAAAAAGGCCATTAAGCAGAACTCCATTATTTGCGTGGAGTGCGGAAAGTCCTTCAAGATTTTGGGCAAGAAGCATCTTGCTACACACGGACTTACGCCTAATGAATATCGCGAGAAGCACGGCTACAAAAAGGGTACTGCCCTTGTTTGTAAAAGTCTTGCCAAGCAGCGCAAGGAAAAGATGGCTTCCATGAGGATTTGGGAAAAGGTGGAAAGCCGCGGCAAGAAGAGCACGGCCAAGCCCGCAAAGGCTGAAAAGTAAGCGGAGATTTACATCCCCGGCAGCGGTTGCTGCTTTGCCGGAATGTTCACCGCGAGTACGGGAACATGAACAGGCAGGTGGCACCCGGCTATGGCTGAGGTTTCAGCCATGATGATACTGCATGAAATATCCCCCGCCACGCGATGTGCATGGCGGGGGATTGCTTTTGGATGCTGCGGGCGGGCGCGGCAGATGGGGTGCCCTGCTACGCGAATTCCTGCTCTGTTCTGCGGATGATTTCTTCCTGATGGTCGGCATCCAGATCCACGAAGTAGTCGCTGTATCCCGCCACGCGGACGAGCAGGTTGCGGTATTCATCCGGGGTGGTCTGCGCCTTGCGCAGAGTGGCGGTATCTACCACGTTGAACTGAATGTGGTGCCCGTTCATGGCAAAGTAGGTGCGGATAAGCTGGGCAAGTTTGTCCAGATCGCCCTCGCCTGCAAGGACGGCAGGCAGGAAACGCTGGTTGAGCAGAGTGCCGCCGGATTTGATCTGGTCCATCTTGCTCAGGGACTTGATGACCGCCGTGGGGCCTTGTCTGTCTGCTCCGTGGGAGGGCGAGGTGCCGTCTGACTCCGGCAGGTGGGCGAGGCGTCCGTTCGGTGTGGCACCCAGCATTTTGCCGAAATAGACATGGCACGTGGTGGAGAGCATATTCAGGTGGTAGACGGTGCCCTTGGTGTTCGGCTTGCCGTCTATGGCGGCGAACAGGGAATCGTACACCCGGCGCATCAGGTTGTCTGCCCTGTCGTCATCATTGCCGAAGAAGGGGGTTTTGTTCCACAGGCGCAGGCGCAGTGCCTCCTTGCCCCTGAAGTTAGCGGCGAGGGCGGTGAGCAACTCGTCCATGGAAACTAAGGGAAGCTTGGAGGCCTCGGCATCTGCAGTGGCGGTATCTGTGCCGAACACATGGGTTTTCAGGGCGGAAAGGCTGTCCGTTACCGTGCCTATGCCGCAGCACTGGATGTAGTTGGTGTTGTAGCGCGGGCCGCCGTTGTAGTAGTCCTGTCCCTGTTCTATGCAGTCGTGGATGACCACGGACAGGAACGGGGCAGGGGAATGCAGGGCGTACATGCGCTCTATGTAGTTGTTTACGCGGATTTTCAGGTCCACCACGTATTCCAGTTGGCGGGTGAAGGCGGCGTACAGGTCGTCAAAGGTGGCGAAGTGGCGCGGGTCGCCCGTCTGCGGGCCGACCTGCATGCCTGTGAGCGGGTCTGTGCCGTTGTTCAGGGTTATTTCCAGCACCTTGGGCACGTTCAGGTAGCCGGTGAGGATGTAGGCTTCCTTCCCGAAGCTGCCTGTTTCTATGCAGCCGCTGGTGCCGCCTTCGCGGGCGTCTTCCACGGTCTTGCCCACGCGGATCTGCTGCATGACCACGGTATCTGTATTGAAAACGCTGGGATAGCCGTAGCCGTTGCGGATGACCCGCGCCGCAGCCTTGAGGAAGCGTTGCGGGGTCTGGCTGCTTATGTGCACGCTGGGCTGGGGTTGCAGCAGGTGGAGTTCGTCCGCCACTTCCAGAATGAGGAAGGAGACCTCGTTCACGCCGTCGGTGCCGTCGCGCCGCAGTCCGCCGAGGTTGATCTGGGTGAAGTCGTTGTAAGTGCCGCTTTCTTTGGCGGTGACGCCCACCTTGGGCGGGGCGGGGTGGTTGTTCACCTTTATCCAGAAGCAGGCGAGGAGTTCCTTTGCGCTGTCACGGGTGAGGGTGCCGTGTGCCAGTTCTGCCTCGTAAAAGGGCGCGAGGTGTTGGTCCAGATGACCGGGGCTCATGGCGTCCCAGCCGTTCAGTTCGGTAATGGTGCCCAGATGGACGAACCAGTACATTTGCAG includes:
- a CDS encoding carbohydrate ABC transporter permease, yielding MNKWENNRAWFLILPVFVIVAFSAVIPLMTVVNYSVQEIFGPGQRMFVGTEWFAETLADKRLHDALGRQLLFSGLVLLIEMPLGVGIALTMPKKGWASSACLVVLALPLLIPWNVIGTIWIIFTRPDIGLFGAAFHNLGIPFDHTASPLDAWITLMLMEVWHWTPLVALLAYAGLRAIPEAYYQAAKIDGASAWAVFRYIQLPKMRGVLTIALLLRFMDSFLIYAEPFVLTGGGPGNATTFLSIYLVKIAVGQFDLGPAAAFSLIYFLIVLLFCWLFYQALQAVGTGDKK
- a CDS encoding ABC transporter ATP-binding protein; protein product: MARIDLHEIRHSYKPNPKCDDDFALKRVHTTWEDGGAYALLGPSGCGKTTMLNIISGLLKPSHGSILYDGKDVSSLQPEQRNIAQVFQFPVLYDTMTVYDNLAFPLRNRGVGKTEVDARVRHIAQTLELSADLGKRAAGLSADAKQKISLGRGLVRSDVAAILFDEPLTVIDPHLKWDLRRKLKEIHKEFNLTMIYVTHDQVEAMTFADRIVVMYEGEIVQTGTPEELFERPEHVFVGYFIGSPGMNFLPCTVSGDNAVAGEAAIALAPGYGARAAALGREFKLGIRPMYLGVHATRGECGENPCLQGRVTGVEDQGFCRIVTVQFGGHEMKARVNDERTVPDGACWMTFPADKVRLYYNERLVG
- a CDS encoding DUF2160 domain-containing protein — protein: MNMEWMAWTPITAAFFSVIVVMLIGMTIWEIVSPNVARKGFLPIVTTRGDRLFIGLLGSAYIHLAWLGLTGFPLWMATVLAVGFIISVIRWG
- a CDS encoding DeoR/GlpR family DNA-binding transcription regulator, yielding MMKAEAGHGETSPDEVDRRDAVNEPDEADVTTASGATGELAEARHEAVRSRHGKVLDLVRENGFMSIGALAERFGVTPQTMRRDINILSRQGLVQRHHGGAGPILSTENMDYLERRVLCLQEKREIAKLVARQIGPRSSLFINIGTTTEEVAKALFKHERLRVITNNLNVAQILCKNASIEVIVSGGLVRHKDCGIVGEATIDFIRQFKVDYGIIGISSIDMDGTLLDFDYREVRAARAIMENSRKVFLVTDHTKFGRNAMVRLGSIEEVDAVFTDRRPPDELVEIIRRANVALHVAK
- a CDS encoding ABC transporter ATP-binding protein — its product is MGLELKGVSKLVGQEVHLRDISLRLEPGQRYVVLGRTLAGKTSLLRIMAGLDRPTKGTVLAGGKDVTGVSVRERDIGMVYQQFINYPSLTIYDNIASPLKIHGVARAEVEKRVQEVAAMLHIEHLLGRLPAELSGGQQQRTAIARALVKNVDLLLLDEPLVNLDYKLREELREELQKIFGQRESVVVYTTTEPTEALMLGGNVIVMHEGRVLQVGPTAQVYQNPVSMKVAEVFSDPPINFIPVSVDAQCARFGDELCFPLTEDMAGLGSGEYVFGIRSNKFTLKRPEKDFLTMTGKVGLAEINGSETFIHFRHGGKTFVVQDEGVHMHEVGRHVDVYAHPGDFYVFSTAGELLVAPKHDR
- the glpA gene encoding anaerobic glycerol-3-phosphate dehydrogenase subunit A, yielding MKTIGTDVLIIGGGATGCGLARDLALRGLTCLLVEKRDINSGASGANHGLLHSGARYVASDAEAAVECREEGDLLKQLAPQCIDDTGGLFVAVQGDDERYIADFESMCARSAIPCTPLETQQARHMEPVLTERLIAAYAVNDAAVDPFMLSLDNIAHAVTMGSTYRCHTRVTGFRVESGLIRAVELTDDTTGEPLLAEARCIVNASGAWAGNIARMAGASIPLLYSSGSLLITQNRLTSRVVNRLRKPSDSDILVPGGTVSVLGTTSVTIHDPDLARPTVPEADSIIGDARAMVPVLETTRYIRAYAGVRPLVLAGDASDARNVSRGFSLIDHERDNIANFVTITGGKLTTYRLMAEKTADLVCRKLGVTAPCLTRTTPLPASSMGMWTEPGLTARTWLGTRDAHDQILCECEMVSRSVVDDIINTVGPNRGRSMLNAIGLRSRVGKGPCQGGFCGLRVTSHLYDRQCVSGTQGMAELKSFVERRWRGFSPILWGLPAMQADLQEALYCGMMDMELHHPDGSGACEAESPSADSTGERA
- a CDS encoding carbohydrate ABC transporter permease — protein: MKIRKRYFVLIIYLVLLFLPIYWMLNMSLRTNADILGSLSMYPKEPTLENYLKIFRDPSWYSGYINSIIYVSMNTVISLVTALPAAYAFSRYRFIGDKHVFFWLLTNRMAPPAVFLLPFFQLYSTFNLIDTHIAVALAHCLFNVPLAVWILEGFMSGVPREIDETAFIDGYSFPRFFIRVFVPLIRAGIGVTAFFCFMFSWVELLLARTLTTTAAKPIAATMTRTVSATGLDWGLLAAAGMLTIVPGALVIWFVRNHLAKGFALGRV